CTTCCTCTCTTTTGTCCTCCTAAAAATGGCAActtttaaaacaataaaaaaacacAATAAACACCTAAATAATCCTTTCCCTACAACCCCAAAATCTCTCCCTATCATCCAAGGAGCCCTCTCTATCAATCCACATTCCCTCCCTTCTCACCATGTTTACTCCATTGGAACCGATTTCCGAGCTTCTTGGAGCTCCAGAAATGGCGGGAGTTTCTCAATTTGTCACATTTCTCACCCCAAAAGATCAATTTGGTCTACAATACCTGGAAAAGCTTTCATCTCTGCTGCAATTGTTGAAACAGAGGTGGAAGAAAGCAGGGGATCATTCGCGATAAGCGATTGCAAAGTCAATTTAGTATGTAAACACCAGACTATAGAAGAGATTAAAGTAATCAATCTTGATTCTAATGGGAACTTTTTTGAGGGTAATGATCATGATTTCCCATCTTGGTTTCCTGGAATAGATCTTAAATCCCCTGTTTTAGTAATATCAGGAAGGGTTTTCAGCATGAACAAGAAGAAAAACCAAATTAAAAAATCTGCTAAATATTGGGTTCTTTTTTATCAGAAGAACAATCATCAAACTGGGTTCCAAGTCAAGGTTGATAAGCCAAAACATGAGTTTAACCATCTAAAATCAAAGGGTGTTGATAAGAAATCGAGTGGAATTCGAAGGCGAAGATTCGGGTTAAGTTGGTTACCATCAAGGCCTAGAGGTTTTGTAGGTGCTGCTGTGGTATCAGATGATGAAAGAGAAGAGAAATGGTTGGCAAAATCTGCAGAGTTTAACAGGATATGCATAACTTATTCAAGTGATGAAAATGAGAGATTTTATGGTTTTGGAGAACAGTTTTCACATATGGATTTTAAGGGCAAAAGGGTTCCTATTTTTGTTCAAGAACAAGGGATTGGGAGAGGAGATCAACCCATTTCTTTTGCTATCAATTTGGTTAGTTATAGGTAAATGACTAGTTGACTACCCTTTCTTTCGATATTCCCTCCGTTCTTtaatgttttatcttgcttattAATCCATTTCTTAGCTAATTAGTATTATCACATCATAATTCAGTATATATTTTAACAAGTTTGCTGTCGAAGTCATCAAATGTGGCCTACTACATTATACATTATTTAGGGGTGAAGTCTCTAACAAGGACCATGATATTTTCAGAATTTCAATCTGAATTATTATTAGTGCAAAATTTTATTGAATTGGAATTATGAGTGATTGTGATTGCTTACATTTTGTTATTCCTTCCATCTCAGCCTTATCCTAAACAAGGAAAGGGCGCTTCCACCCCAGGCACCTTCATTTGTATTGATTCATGAAAATCTTCCCTCATTATAATGTAGATTGTATCGAATCTAACCTACCTTGATTTTCTTAGTTCCAGTCACAATCACCTCCTGTGTTATTTAAACTCTTCATTTCACCTCCAAGTACGCGTGTTTGACTTTGACATGCTGTGGAAACTTTTGTGTTTGTATAACCAGCCAGGTCCACACTTGAACACATACCTGCACCTAGTGATGGCCGAGTTGGGTGAGTCATGGGTAGGTTTGGTGGGTCGAGAATAGTAGACACACGATCGACACAGTGAAATCGGGGGTCGGCCGGGTCGTGGGTTGTGTCGGAGAAAATGGACGCAGTACGTGATGAGTTGTTGTGGGTTGTGCGGGTAGAGTTGGTCTGATGGGTTTGGACAAGTTGTGGGGCGTGAATGCGTGATGTGGCTTTGATGGATCTGATGGGTTTTCTCAGGTTTTGGGGGCTGATGTGCGTCTAATGGGTTTGGATGAATACTTatgcatttaaaaaaaaatacaaaattcatatgaacttaaattaattaatttttatgttattgacataatcacataaatatagttaatgtatatttatataataatattaaaatttattagcatttttaaCACAAAATAGTTTAAATTAGGATGGCGAGTCGGATGGGTCACAGGGTCAGGTGGGCTAGGTTCGTGTGTCAGGTGGGCTGGGTTCATGTGTTGGGTGGGTCGAGTGTGCTATGGTGGTTGTATCGGGTCCGGTGGGGTGGGTTGAAACGGGTTGTGCgacacattaaaaaaaatacttatcTGGGTTGGGCGGGTTGTTAAGTACTGACTGTAGGAATATTTTTAAACTAGTGCAGACTACAGAGTAATTAATATTGATTTGTTTTATCAGGGCAGCTGGTGATTGGAGTACAACCTATGCTCCCTCTCCCTTTTATATGACATCAAAGATGAGGTCTCTTTACTTAGAAGGATATGATTACACGATATTCGACTTAACAATGCAAGACAGAGTTCAGATTCAGGTATATCATGCTAATCAGTAATTCAGTATATCATAATTAACTAAGCACAatcttttcaaaatatcaacataTTGAATCACTTTCACTTGCTTTTAAGGTTTAGCATTTTGGGTATATACAATGATACCGTTGTAACGCGTATATTACACTGGCTATATAGGTGCATGGAAATTCTGTTGCAGGAGCAATATTGTATGGAAACTCACCTACTGAACTCATTGAGACATTCACAGAATCTATAGGAAGACCTTCTCAACTTCCTCATTGGATTATATCAGGGGCCGTCGTCGGAATGCAGGGAGGCACCGAGACTGTACGCAATACTTGGGACATTCTTAAAACTTATGATGTTCCCATTTCGTCATTCTGGCTCCAGGTAATTTCTAATGCACATGCATATAGAATATGAGCCAGATTTTGTTTGGTAGCTACCCCGCCCTCTCCATCATCAGCActagaaaaacaaaaatgaatAGGAGAAACTTGTGTCATGACAAAAGGGTGAAACTAACTTTGTTTGaaatctaaaaaaaaattcagttaATAGAGTTTTTATTCAGAACTGAAAACTCAAAACAACATTCAATGGATTGATCGATATTGTCAATGTTGCCTATGTATGTTCCTTGATGCACAATAATGACAAGAAATAAAATTTTGCAAGCACAGGATTGGGTTGGACAAAGAGAAACAATAGTAGGATCACAACTATGGTGGAATTGGGAAGTGGATACAACACGGTATAAAGGATGGCAGAAACTTGTTAAAGATCTCAACAACCAGCATATCAAAGTCATGAGTTATTGCAATCCTTGTCTAGCACCGGTAAGTAGTTTCTACATCAAGCAAAAATGACCTCATTTTTGCCCCATGATCTCTAGTTCTTTCACTTGCTAATTCGATATGCATGATTATTGATTAGTTTAATTAAGACCTGATCAACTATAGCCTAGCCCGACAAAACTACAGGTCTGGGTAGCCTAAAATAAGCATTTTCAGACCAAAACCCAAACCCGGCCCGAAAACCCCGTTTTGGCCCGCACCAAATTTATGGGGTTGGACAGGTTTTTTTGTGTTAAAGCCCGGTCCGAGTTTTGATCACCTCTAATTTAATGATGTGGTTG
This sequence is a window from Spinacia oleracea cultivar Varoflay chromosome 1, BTI_SOV_V1, whole genome shotgun sequence. Protein-coding genes within it:
- the LOC110800219 gene encoding uncharacterized protein; its protein translation is MATFKTIKKHNKHLNNPFPTTPKSLPIIQGALSINPHSLPSHHVYSIGTDFRASWSSRNGGSFSICHISHPKRSIWSTIPGKAFISAAIVETEVEESRGSFAISDCKVNLVCKHQTIEEIKVINLDSNGNFFEGNDHDFPSWFPGIDLKSPVLVISGRVFSMNKKKNQIKKSAKYWVLFYQKNNHQTGFQVKVDKPKHEFNHLKSKGVDKKSSGIRRRRFGLSWLPSRPRGFVGAAVVSDDEREEKWLAKSAEFNRICITYSSDENERFYGFGEQFSHMDFKGKRVPIFVQEQGIGRGDQPISFAINLVSYRAAGDWSTTYAPSPFYMTSKMRSLYLEGYDYTIFDLTMQDRVQIQVHGNSVAGAILYGNSPTELIETFTESIGRPSQLPHWIISGAVVGMQGGTETVRNTWDILKTYDVPISSFWLQDWVGQRETIVGSQLWWNWEVDTTRYKGWQKLVKDLNNQHIKVMSYCNPCLAPSDEKPNRRRNMFEEAKKLDILVKDKNGEPYMVPNTAFDVGMLDLTHPETAPWFKNILQDMVDDGVRGWMADFGEGLPVDATLYSGEDPLAAHNRYPELWAQINREFVDEWKSSCSGKQKEDSEEALVFFMRAGFRDSPKWAMLFWEGDQMVSWQANDGIKSAVVGLLSSGISGYALNHSDIGGYCAMNLPLIKYHRSEELLFRWMEFSAFTTVFRTHEGNKPSCNSQFYSNHKTLSHFARLAKVYKAWKFYRIQLVKEASEKGLPVCRHLFLHYPEDEYVQTLTYQQFLVGTEILVAPVLDKGKREAKVYFPLEEKESCCWLHIWTGKLYTNLGTEAKVDAPLGYPAVFVKSGSLIAHTFLQNLRDLDIL